The DNA segment AAGCCGCTGAAGTGCGAGCAACAGCAAATTTTTCTGAAAATAGAATGAGAAGGAATGCAGGCGGGGAAAAATACAGAAAAAAAAACCGCTGCGTACAGGCAGCGGTATTTGAAACACATAAGAGAGATTATCTCAGGGCCAGCTGGAAGATCATCGTCTCGGCCTGACAGGAGAAAGTGAAGTCGATATTGAGCTCGACGCCCCCTTCTACTTTCTCCATGCGGCTGGTTATCTCACACGGTTCGGATTCAACGCCGCGGGCGCGTTCAGTCAGTGCCTGCAACATCTCTTTAGCCTGTGCTTCAGTTTCGAAAACATGGCTGTAAGTCGCGGTGCAGTCGGTGTTGTCCATGATAGTGCCCACATCAACACAACAGCAGGCTGCGGTTTCTTCGGCGCCACATTTGTTGATGGAGTGCAGAGGTTGGGTGGATTTAGAGGACATGGTTACGTCAGACATAATTTTCTCCCCGGCATCAACGGCAACGTCCACCGTCTGGCCTTTTTGCGAATTTAAGATTTATTTTCCGTGGGTATTTTACGCCACCCCTTCCGCTTCGACTAGCACTTACTTTTTATGTGTGTTTAAAGTGATCTGCATCACATTTTCATGAACAACAGATTAAAATTAAGTCTCTCTTCTCACTTTAGCGTTTCTAAATTGAACTTTTATTGTTGGTTTTTTGTTAAGTGGATCCAATTTCTTGCATCAAATAAGAAATATCAATGAAACATTATTGCAACTACACCACAGGTCAGACCTATACTTCGCTCACTGGTCTGATTTGTCAGACTGATAACGGACCCTACAATCCCGCGCTCATTGTTACTTTGTGTAACATTGTTTGATAAAAAACATAAAATTGAGGTTTTGGTCATGAACCAGAAAAACCTGTTAAAAAAATCAGCTCTGGCAGCTGCAGTGGCAATTGTTTCTTCCAACGTATACGCGGCAGGTTTTCAGCTCAACGAATATACCGCTGCGGGTTTAGGTCGCTCCTTCTCTGGTGAAGGCGCGATTGCGGACACCGCGGCCTCCGGCAGCCGTAACCCGGCCACCATGACGATGTTTGATCGCCCGGCATTTTCTATCGGCGCAGTTTACGTTGACCCGGACGTAAGCGTAACCGGTAAATCCCCTGTCACCGGGGCCAGCACAGACGCGGGCAACATCGCACCGAACCAGTGGGTTCCGAACATCCACTTTATTATGCCGCTAAACGATCAGTGGGCACTCGGTGCGTCAGCCACCTCCAACTACGGCCTGGCGACAGAGTTTAACGATAATTATCCTGCGGGTCCTATCGGTGGCGAAACCGATCTGATGACCATCAATAACAACATTAGCGCGGCTTATCGTTTTAACGAACACTTCAGCTTCGGCGTGGGCTTTGATGCCGTGTATGCCAAAGCCAAAATTCGCCGCACCGCCGGTGAACTTGCACCGCTGAAAACCGGCGGCCTGATTGCTGAAGATACCGAAGCGGCGAAGCTTAAAGGCAACGAATGGGGCTACGGCTGGAACGCCGGTATCTTGTATGAAGTCGATGAAAACAACCGCTACGGTTTCACCTACCGTTCAGAAGTTAAAATTGATTTCGATGGCGAATACCGCAACGGTATCCCTCAGCAACTGGGTGGCACCGGCGGTCACACCGTTCCTGGCTCACTGACCCTGAATCTGCCGGAAATGTGGGAAGTCTCCGGTTATAACCGCGTTGCGCCGAAATGGGCTGTTCACTACAGCCTGGCCTACACCAGCTGGAGTCAGTTCCAGGAACTTAAAGCGACCGGCTCCAACGGCCAGACACTGTTCCAGAAAGACGAAGGCTATCACGATGCATACCGCATCGCGCTCGGTACAACTTATTACTACGATGAGAACTGGACCTTCCGTACCGGTGTGGCATTCGATGACAGCCCGGTTCCAGCGGATAACCGCACCATCTCTATTCCGGATCAGGACCGTTTCTGGGTTTCAGCGGGTACAACTTACGCGTTTAATAAAGATGCGTCAGTGGATGTCGGTGTTTCCTATATGCACGGGCAGACCGTTAATATCAGCGAACAAGTGGCTGCAGGCGCACCGAAATATGAGTTCCAGGCTAAAGGCACCGCCATGCTGTACGGCGCGAACTTTAACTACAGCTTCTGATAACTTTCACAGAAATGAAAAAAGCGCCGCGAGGCGCTTTTTTTTTGCTTTCATCTTTCTATATAAATAACGTTCCCGATATTACTCGGAATCGATATCTTTCAGATCGCCCTGAATCAGTGCCGCATTCGGGTTCACCTGCGGCGTCAACTGACCGCCCTTGGCCAGGAAGTCGTGACGCTGGAAATAAGCTTCACGCACCATCAGGTAAGGATCGGAAGAGTTACGCAGAATACCGTCGGAATCGAGCAGTTCAGCACGGGTTTCGATGCCCTGAAGCGCCCACTTACCTGCTGACATCCAGAAGGTCAGGTAGCTCAACATTGGATACAGGGTATCGACAAAATCGCCGCCCTCGTCACGCACGGTGAAACTACCATACGCCGGTAACTGTACGTACGGGCCGTAACCGACGCCGTAATGGCCAAGCGTACTGCCAAAGCCCTGCGGTTCTTCGCGCGCCAGTTTCGGATTCGCCATTGAAGCCACATCAATCAGGCCGCCCATCCCCAGCAAGGTATTGAGGAAGAAGCGGTTGAAGTGGATCGCCGCACGGTACGGATCGCCTTTCAGCAGGGAGTTCACCATGCTGGCCGGTTCGTCTAAGTTGCTCATAAAGTTGCTGGTGCCGTTTCGCGCCGGTTGCGGCACGTAATCACGCCATGCAACGGCGACCGGACGCAGAACGTACGGATCAACGTAGTTATAGTTGAAGTTGAACATCGTCCGGTTGAAACCTTCCAGCGGATCAGACCGTCCCTGCGGTTCACTGTCCGAGGATCCGGACGTGCCAGCACAACCGACCAGCACAACTGATGCAAACGCCAGCCCAGTCAGGCGTAAGTTCATGGATATCTCCCTGTTATTGATCTTCGGCTCTCTGATTACGGAACCTGCTGATTAATCTCAATGCTGACCTGACCGTTACCGGCAAAATCTGTCAGCGGACTGTCGCCGTACCAGTCACCGGTGGCTGGTGTTGCCAGACCATTTCGTGAAATACGAACGCGTACTTTTAATTTTTGCAGCGAAGAAAGCAAGCGTTCCGGCATCATTGCGTTGCTGTTATCGACTGTAATCGCCAGCGGGAAGCGGCTCAGCGGCAACTTTTTCACTGCAACCGGCACCGGACTGCTGCCATCTGTCACGGAGATAAAGACCGTGCCATCCTGCGGGATTTTCTTAGCTGCATCCTCTGAAAGCGAAACATTTACCGCCAGTCTGGCCTGATCGGCACCGGACTTCTGTTTCGCCTGTTCAATACTGGCCTGGACCATCTCAACGCGCTTATCACCTGCGGGAAGGATTTTCAGCATAACTTCCCACGCGCCAATCGCTTGCGAATAGTGCCCCTGTTCATATTCATTATAGGCCAGCAGGCTTAATACACGCAGGTCGCCCTGAGATTTTTCCAGCATACCGCGCAGAAGATTTCCGCCGGTAAGGTTATCCTGCGGATCCGCTGAGCGGGTTAGCACTTCGGCATAACCGAGTTTTACCGCCACATCGTCCGGTGAAAGCGAGTACGCATGAGCATAAGCCTGCGTTGCCGTCGCGCCATTATTGAGCGCCATGCCGACGCGGCCCAACATCACCCAGTCCTGCACATTTTTCGGATCGGCCTGTAAATCGGTGCGCAACCCCAGACCTAAATCTTGCACATCCATTGCCGTCAGCGGCGCGCCCTTGTCGCTGGCAATGCGCTGGCGCAGATCAGGCATACGTTCCATTACCTGATTCCACGCGCTGACCTGCCCCAGGCCACCGGCGTAGAGATAAACGCCGAGCGTGATAACCACCAGCAAAATCGCGCCAGGCACCAGCGTCCAGCGGCCAATCGGCTGCGCGGGCGCGGGCGTTTTCCCGGCCGGTATATCGGTCAGCAAGTTTTCCTGCAATTCCTGAATATGTGCCGGACGCTCATCCACCACACCCTGCGCTTCGTCTTCTTCCAGCTCACTCAGGCGGTGATGATAAAACGCCTTGTTCAGCGCATCCCGCGACGTGTGTTCGCTGCGGTCACCACGGATCACAGGTACGATAAACAGCGCCAGCGCGATAACCAGCATCACCCCAATACACAGCCAAAAAATACTCATGATCCTTTCCTGTCGCTGTCTTTAAGTAACTGCGCCAGGCGCTGTTTTTCTTGTTCTGGCATTTCTTCTGCGGCGGTTTTGGTGTTTACAGACCCCCGTCGCGAACGCATGAAAATCATCCCGCCGCCGATAATCACCACCAGCACCGGCCCCAGCCAAAGAATCAGGGTGGATGGCGTAACCGGCGGTTCGTAGGTCACGAAATTGCCGTAGCGTGCCACCATATAGGCGACGATTTGCTGGCGATTTTGCCCGTCATTGAGCAGCTGAAATACCTTAGTACGCATGTCGGCGGCGATAATTGAATCCGACGCCGCAATATTGGTGTTCTGGCATTTCGGACAACGCAGCTGCGCGGTGATGTCACGGTATGCTTGTTCCTGCTCCGGCGACTTGAACTGGTAAGTGTCGATAGCGGCAAATGCGCTGACGCTCAGCAACATGCCGAGTAATAACGCAGGCAGTGATGAAACCAGTCTCATGCGCCACCTCCGTATTTCTTGTACAGCGGTAAGACTTCGGTCTGCCAGACTTTCTCATTTAAGTCACCGGCATGGCGATAGCGAATGATGCCCTGCCCGTCGATCAGGAAGGTTTCCGGCGCACCGTACACCCCGAGATCTAACCCAAGCATGCCGTCGCCGTCGTATAAACTCAGCATGTAAGGATTGCCCAGCGTGTTCAGCCAGTTCACTGCTTTCTGGCGATCGTCTTTATAATTGAGCCCGACCACGCGCACACCTTTTGCAGCCAGGGTATTCAGATAATCATGCTCGGCGCGGCAGGTCGGGCACCACGTCGCCCAGACGTTGAGCAGCAGCGGTTTGCCATCACGGAGCACAGACTGATCGTAGGTTTTCCCGGCCTCGGCCAGTGATTCGAGTTTAAACACCGGCACCGGTTTGCCGATCAGAGCGGATTCGAGCAGCGTTGGATCGTCACCGTTGGCGTTGCCAAGCAAATTCGCCAAAAACACAGCAGCTAACGCCAGAAACAAGACTAGTGGAATAAAGAGGAGTTTACGGTTCATACTTCAGCCTCCGCTTTACCTTGTTTCTTGAGTTTTTTACTCATCCGGTAGCGCGGATCGAGAATACAGAACACGCCGCCAACCGCCATAAAGATGCCGCCCAGCCAGATCCAGCGCACGAACGGTTTGTAGTAAAGACGCACCGCCCACGAGCCGTCATCCATCTCTTCGCCCAATGCCGCATACAGGTCACGCGCCAGATTGCCGTCGATAGCCGCTTCGGTCATCATACTGCGCGCCACGCTGTAGAAGCGTTTTTCGGCATGCAGCGTGGTGATTTTTTTGCCGTTCTGCTCAACGTCGATATTGGCTTCACCACCGGTGTAGTTCGGGCCGGTAATATCGCGAACGTCACGGAAGATAAAGTGATAATCATGGATATCTACCGTATCACCGGCTTTCATACGCACATCACGCTCTACGCTGTAATTCTGGCTAAACGCGATACCGATTACCGTCACTGCCACGCCAAGATGCCCGAGCACCATGCCCCAATGGCTGCGTGACAGTTTGGTCAGGCCGCGCCAGAAAGTATGGCGATGCGTGGCACGCTCATGTAATTCCATCAGCGTCAGCACAATCACCCACACTGACATCAGCAGGCCCACAACGGTCATTCCGACAATTTTGTCCTGCAACAACCACGGCAAAGCGATCGACAGGAATAACGTCACCACCAGCGCCACGCCAAGACGTCGCCACAGCTTACTCGGCTCATCGCGACGCCAGCGCACCAGCGGACCGATACCTAGCAGCAGCGCCAGCGGTGCCATCAGCCAGGTAAACATCGTATTGAAGAAAGGTTCGCCGATGGAAATGCTGCCCATGCCCAGTTGCTTATGGATTAGCGGCAGCAGCGTACCGAGCAACACCACCAGCATCGCTGCAACCAGCAGCACGTTGTTGCTGAGCAAATAGCTTTCGCGCGAATGTAATTCGTGGCGGCTCGGCGCACGCACTGAGTTTCCTTTAATGGCGTAAAGCAGCAGCGAACCGCCGATGACGATCACTAAATACGCCAGAATAAACATGCCGCGCGCCGGATCAGAGGCAAACGAGTGAACTGACACCAGTACGCCTGAGCGCACCAGGAACGTTCCGAGCAGGCACAGCGAGAAAGCGGTGATCGCCAGCAGTACCGTCCAGGCTTTGAACGTGCCGCGTTTTTCGGTCACGGCGAGGGAGTGGATTAGCGCCGTTCCCGCCAGCCACGGCATAAAGGAGGCGTTTTCAACCGGATCCCAGAACCACCAGCCGCCCCAGCCTAATTCGTAATACGCCCATGCCGAACCGAGCACGATGCCGATGGTAAGAAATACCCACGCGGCCTGCGTCCACGGACGCGACCAGCGCGCCCATGCGGTATCGAGCCGTCCGGCCATCAGCGAGGCAATCGCAAACGCGAAGGCGACGGAGAAACCGACGTATCCCATGTACAGCAATGGCGGATGGAAAATCAGGCCAATGTCCTGCAAGACCGGGTTCAGGTCACTGCCATCAACCGGGAAATTCGGCAAAGAGCGGATAAATGGATTGGAGGTCAACAGGATAAACAGCAGAAAACCGCCGGTGATCATGCCCATTACCGCAAGCACGCGCGCGATGGCGTCCTGCGGCATCTGGCGACTGAAGAGTGCAACGGCAAGCGTCCAGCAACTCAGCAACAACACCCACAGCAGTAAGGAACCTTCGTGTGCGCCCCACGTTGCCGCCACGCGGTAATACACCGGCAAGTGAGTATTGGAATTGTTAGCTACGTAGGCGACGGTAAAATCATTCACTACAAAAGCGTGGACCAGAATAATGAACGCCAGCACGATGCAGGCGAACATGCCGTAAGCCAGCGGGCGCGCCATCGCCATCATCCGGCTGTCCTGCCTCGCGGCGCCCCACTGCGGATAAATACTCAGTAACACCGCCAGACCTAACGCCAGACAAAGTGCAAATGTTCCCAGTTCCGGCATCATGAGCGATCGTTTCCTTTATCATTGCCCACGTAGGCCGACGCCGGTCCTTTGTGGTTTTCTTTCATGGCGTCGGCAACTTCCGGCGGCACATATTTTTCATCGTGTTTCGCCAGCACCTGAATGGCGTTGACCACGTTGCCCGGCTCCATCACGCCTTGTGCTACCACGCCCTGCCCTTCACGGAACAGGTCAGGCAAAATACCGTTGTAGGTCACCGCAATCGCGCCGCGCGCATCGTAAATTTTAAAACTCACCTGCAAACTTTTCGGGTCACGTTTCACCGAACCAGGCATCACCATCCCGCCGATACGCAGCCGTTGACCGACTTCCGGCATTTCGTGGTTTTCGCCTTTGCCTTGCAGAATTTCACTCGGGGTATAGAACAAATCAATATTAGAGCGCAGCGCATACATCACCAGCGTGATGCTCAGGCCGAGACCGGCCAGAACCAGCAGCGCCAGCGTCAGGCGCTTTTTACGACGTGGATTCACAATAACTTCTCCGGGGAGGTGTCCGGTTCCAGCGCTGACGTCTGTGCGCCTTGCTGTTTTTTAGACTGAGACTGAATAATGCGTTTTTCGCGCGCCTGACGACGGCGGACTTCACCGAGGATCTGACGATGCTGCAAAAATGTGTGCGCCACCAGCGCGAGCAGCGAAATCAGGGTCGCTGCCACTGAGAGCCAGACGTAAAATGCATAGCCGCCCATCGCAAAGAAATCGTGCCAGCTTGAGAATGCAGGACTCATCCGCGGCGCTCCTTATTCAGCAGGCCAGCCACCCACGGACGCAGACGCTCCTGAATGAGGATCAGGTTACGTAAACGCATCAGTGTCAGGGTAATAAAGAAGAACAGATAACCGAAAATCGCCCAGCGTAGCGGGTAACGCATACTTGGGTCGATGGTTTGCTGCATGTTGGTCGAGCCCTGATGCAGTGTATTCCACCACTGTACGGAGTAATGAATGATGGGAATGTTTACCACGCCGACCAGCACCAGAATACCGGCTGCGCGACCGGCCAGACGGCGGTCATCAAACGCGTTATACAGTGCGATTACGCCAAGATACAGAAACAGCAACACCAGTTCGGACGTCAGACGCGCGTCCCACACCCACCAGGTTCCCCACATCGGTTTGCCCCATGCAGAGCCAGTGACAAGTGCGATAAAGGTGAACACAGCACCAACCGGAGCCATCGCGGCCACCGCCAGATCAGACATTTTCATCTGCCATATCAGGCCGATAAATGCCGCGACCGCCATCGCGCTGTAAATACCCATCGACCAGATCGCCGCCGGGACGTGGATATACATAATCCGGTAACTGTTACCCTGCTGGTAATCAGGCGGCGCGTAGCCAAATCCCCATACCCAGCCAATCAGCAGACAGGCGAGACCGAGAAGCCCGAGCCACGGAATAAACCGCCCGCAAACGTGGTAAAGCCGTTCAGGCCTTGCGAGTTGATGTAACCATTTCCACATTGTTATCGTTGCTCACTCTAAAATGTCACTGTGTGGGTTGCCGTGGAGCCTCATGGGACTCTTGCGCGGTCAGATTCAGGTCTTCCGCACTTACTTAGCAATCTCTCTATTTTTACGCATAGAGAAATGTGATGTTAGTCAAAGGTTGCGATTTTTCTTCCGTATTGTAACGGCAGGTAAAATAGTTCCGCTCCGTACGGCGAACTGACACATTTGTCAGTGGACGCTCACTCTTAACGCCGCCGCCGTGGCAAAGGGGGCTAATGTCGCACTGCCCGCCAACATCGCGCCCAGGATCGCCAGATAGCCGCCAATGGGCATCGACATCGAGGCTGCATCAATCGCGCCGGTGGCAAAAATCAGCACGGGAATATATAACGGCAGCACCAGCAGGCTCAGCAGCACGCCGCCCTTGCGCAGCCCGACGGTCAGCGCCACACCAATCGCACCAATAAAACTCAGCGTCGGCGTGCCTAACAGAATCGTCAGCGCCACGGCTTTCCACGTTTCAAAATCCAGTGAAAGCAGTAAGGCGATGAGCGGCGAGAGAACAAGCAGCGGCAAACCGGTCACCACCCAGTGAGCACACACTTTACCCAGAACCGTGAGCGCCAGCGGTGAAGGCAGTAACAGCAGTTGCTCGAGCGTGCCGTCGAGATAGTCATCGCGAAACAACCTTTCCAGCGCCAGCAGCGAAGACAACAGCGCGGCAACCCAGACAATCCCCGGTGCAATGCGTGCCAGTAATTTAGGTTCCGGGCCAATACCTAACGGAAACAGGGTAATGACAATCAGGAAAAACCACAGCGGGTTAATAATTTCGGCGCTTTTGCGGAAGGCGATTTTCAGTTCGCGCCGCAGAACTTTAGTAAACATTCCGTCTCTTTCCTTCGTGCGTCACGCCAGCGTTTCGCTGGTCAGACGGAGTTTTCTCACGTCGTGGTTAACGCCCTGCAAATCCTGATGCGTGGTCAGCAGCACCATACCGCCCTTCTGCGAATGCTGTTCAAAGAGCGCGATCAAGGTTGCCACGCCTTCTTTATCTATCGCGGTCAGCGGTTCGTCGAGGATCCACAGCGGCGCATCGCTCAACCACAACCGCGCCAGTGCCACCCTGCGCTGCTGCCCGGCGGACATCTGCGCGACAGTGACATCCTCATACCCCAGCAATCCGACATGTTCCAGCGCCTGATAGATAGCATTGCCATCATTTTTGCGGTTCGCAGACTGGCAGTTCACCGACTGATAGAAGGCAAGGTTTTCAAACGCAGTAAGCACTGACTTTACGCCGGGCTGGTGTCCGAGATACAGAAGCTGCTGATGAAATACGTCTCGCTGGCGGCGGGTGCTCACGCCCTGCCAGCGAACGTCGCCAGCGTCAGGTGAGGAAAGCCCGGCGAGAATGCGCAGTAAGCTGGTTTTACCGGCCCCGTTGCGGCCCTCAATCTGCACCATTTCACCCGGTTCGATGGTGAAACTTAAGCCACTGAACAAGGTTCGCTCATCGCGAACGCAACTCAGATTTAGGGCTTCAAACATGAGGATGTCTCTTATTTTTCACAAGTGCGCATCATATCACAGGCGTCAGAGGCGACGCAGCGCAAGGTGCCACAGTTTACATGGCTGAAATCCCTGAAATCCAGCATACATTCCACAAAATGACCCATAAGGTTCATGGGTTAATGATTTGTAACTTTTCCGTATACCTCTTCATAAATCCCACGCCTCGCCTATGCTTATCCGTGAACACTTTAAAAGCCGCCTTGCGGCACACCGAAGGAATACCCATGCACGAAGAAATGAAAAAGCAGGATACCAGCGACGTCGACAGCGACGAGCATTCACAGGGCAAAGAGATCGAGACCGGCGAGGAGAATTTACCCTCCAAAGCCGCGGCGGTACATGAAGTTATCCGCATGGAAGGCGAGAAGGAGCTTGAGCGCGACGGACAGGCCTTGCTGTGGTCGGCCATCGCCGCCGGGCTTTCGATCAGCGCATCATTGATGGCCAAAGGCATCCTGCACGCCCGTCTGCCCGACACGCCGGAACGATTTTTCATCGAGAACATCGGTTATACCGTTGGGTTCATAATTGTCATTATGGCGCGCCAGCAACTGTTTACCGAAAACACCGTCACCGCCGTACTGCCGGTGATGCAGAAACTGACCGGTAAAAATATCGCGCTTCTCCTGCGGTTGTGGGGGTTGGTGCTAGGCGGGAACATCATCGGCTGCGGCATTGCGGCGTTGGCGTTCCATCTGGTGCCCTTCTTCGATAAGGACACCGACGAAGCATTTCGCACCATCAGCATGGAGATCATGGAGAAAGGGCCGGGAGCGATGTTCGTCGGCGGCATGGTTTCCGGGTGGCTCATCGCCACAATGGTCTGGATGATCCCCTCTGCCGGCACGGCCAAACTGTGGGTAATTATGCTGATGACGTACATGGTGGCGATCGGTGACCTGACGCACATCGTGGTCGGCTCGGTGGAAGTCCTGTATCTGGTCTTCTCCGGCGCGATCCCCTGGTATGAATTCATCTGGCCATTCGCCCTGCCAACGCTGGCGGGCAACATCGCCGGCGGGACCTTCATCTTCGCGCTGATAAGCCACGCGCAGATCCGCAACGACATGAGCAACCAGAAGAAAGCCAAAGCCAAAAAGGCGGAACAGGAAGCCGCAAAGAAAGAGGCCGCGAAGCCTTAAAAACCAGCAAAAGGGACAGACTGGCGAGGAAACGACCAAACGGCAGGCTAACGCCTTATTATTGAGAGAAAAACGAGTATACTACGCGGGCGCTTTCCACAGGCGCCCGTGTCTCCTTAGTTAAACGGATATAACAAGCCCCTCCTAAGGGCTAGTTACAGGTTCGATTCCTGTAGGGGACACCATTAAGTCATTTCACGCCACTTCAAAAACCCAGCAATACCAAGCCTCTCAGCAAACTTAAGTTTTAAATAGCTTTCATATCTCTTCATGACATCACAGCATCATTGCGCGAACGCTTAGCAAAATTTTATAGACTTAGTCCCATCATTCCCCACGCATCTTTCCAGTCAGTGATGCGTTTTACTGAAATAGCATGATGAGTCGACTCATCATTTTGCGCACGGTGTCCACCGTGTTTCTCCAGATAATCCCTATATGCCTCATAAATATCATTCCTGATCCAAGATAATGGCGTGATATAGAAACTATTCGGTTTTCGACCAAGATCGATAAATACCCAAAACTCATTGTCATTTTTATCAAGGGTACAATGGGCAGCATAGTTTGTTGAGGTTTGCCAGGTCCCTGAAGTTTTCGCTCTGGTTGTGACTTTATACGTTTTACCACTTGGGGCATCAAATGTGATGAATGATCTGTTGCCTTTTTTCTGGACGATGGCATTTCTGGCCCCAAAGCTCGTTAGTTTCTGCAATACCCTTAACTGCCCTAATTCTGCTGTAGTCATACTTCCCCCAGATCGATTTAAACATTTTCATCAACCACTGCAAATTTGAGGTGATGAAATAGTTCCATGAAAGGTAGCAAAACAACGCCCGATACCTATTAAAAAAAGCATCAAAAGGAACGCGGTGAAATCGACCAAATAGTTTGCTGCCAGGTTAAACGCTGTTGCAGTTGTGGGATGAACTCATTAAGCCAAAACAGGGAAGCAACAAAACCTGAAGATCCACCACCACGACTGAATCGCTCAACGTAAAAGTCGTTGCCGCCCACCCGATTGATTAACGACTTCCCAGTCAGTGACTGAAATGCTGCCTGTACCAACGGGAAAAATATCAGCCTGAAAAAATCCGGTTCAATCTCCAACGAAAAACTACTAGAAACGGAAAAGCGAACAGAATCGACAGTGAATATTGCTTCCCCGTCAACGCAAAAAAGAGATGACTTAGCCTGGTATCCAGTTCGTTAAGGTCATCAGGACATTGCTCGACACCGGAAGCCGCAATCATTTTATCGACCAAAATTAGGTAGCCATCATAATCAGTTCACAATTGCCGCTCAGTGGAGACCACTTTTCTGAGAATTTGTGCGATGGCCAATTTTTGCGGGAACAGACATCATTCCAGCCTCTCTTACTATACCCGTTCAGTATCCCAGCATAAAAAAATACGTTTAAGCCTATCAACAGTATGTCGCCATTTTGGCGTAGTAGGTTTGCAGACGGTGTTTTGGTTACCGAAGAATCCAACCTCATTCACCGCTTCATGTTCGCTGCGGGTTTCAAGCCATTTCACCGGGACAAAATACTCTGATTTATCGGGATCATCGGCATTCTGGCGATACAGTTCGCCATGCTTAAGCACGTCAATCGCGAGTTTTTCGCCGTCTTCAGTGTTGAGCGTAAAACTATTGGCAGGTTCAACGGCGCTCTGCACAATGCCGACGCCTACATAACCCGTTGCCGGGATTTTTACCCAAACACGATCACCCGGCTGAAGCTGTTTTAAGGTCTGGCTGTACCAGCTTCCGCCACCCGCGCTGATAAACCCATAGCGGCGGGCCTCTTCCCAGTTACGGCTGTTTGGGTCACCAAACGAAACATAGAACTCACCATTCCAGGGCTCCTTCACTTTGGCACTTGCCCCAGCAGTAGCTTGTACGGCGTTGGTTTGCGTTTCGCTTGGGTCAATAAGCCAGGCACGGCTTAGGAACTGTTCTTCGCCGTGCTGGAACACCTTAAAGAACAGAACGTTAATAGAGATACCATTCTTACTGAGATAATCCACGATGCGTTCAGTCGACGGATCCAGCTCGGCAGCCACAATGATGATTTGGTGCGACTGGTTGATGGACTCTTCTTCCAGCTCGGTATTGAAACGTTGCTTAAACGCTTCGCCCAGATTGCCGCCACCGGAGAATTTCTCATAAATCTGTGACAAACGGTCTGCTGTTAAATCATCCACCCACGAAGCGTAATCCAGCGCCTGCGCCACCACTTCACGCGGTGTACGGTCGCGTT comes from the Enterobacteriaceae bacterium Kacie_13 genome and includes:
- a CDS encoding nuclease — its product is MPVHHAIWRVGDNPQPLTISKLVSEQLLERMILNDPTILSDQWMIIGHQENTLDKGRIDLLAIAPDASLILIELKRDRTPREVVAQALDYASWVDDLTADRLSQIYEKFSGGGNLGEAFKQRFNTELEEESINQSHQIIIVAAELDPSTERIVDYLSKNGISINVLFFKVFQHGEEQFLSRAWLIDPSETQTNAVQATAGASAKVKEPWNGEFYVSFGDPNSRNWEEARRYGFISAGGGSWYSQTLKQLQPGDRVWVKIPATGYVGVGIVQSAVEPANSFTLNTEDGEKLAIDVLKHGELYRQNADDPDKSEYFVPVKWLETRSEHEAVNEVGFFGNQNTVCKPTTPKWRHTVDRLKRIFLCWDTERV